A single region of the Chryseobacterium sp. 6424 genome encodes:
- a CDS encoding LemA family protein — MKNRGCMSAGTIGIALVVIVVILFFWGKNGYNTFTAKEQNVNTKWSNVETVYQKRANLIPNLERTVKSYAQFEKETLTNVVEARSKATSITVDPTNMTEADLARFQAAQGELSGALSRLMAVVENYPNLKADQQYLNFQREYTAIENSIRSETVYFNEAAQDYNTTIKTFPNNILANFTNFKEKPYFKAAAGAERAPEVFTN, encoded by the coding sequence ATGAAAAACAGAGGATGTATGAGCGCCGGGACTATCGGTATCGCTCTTGTAGTAATCGTAGTAATCCTTTTCTTCTGGGGGAAAAACGGTTACAATACCTTCACCGCAAAAGAACAGAACGTGAATACCAAGTGGTCGAACGTAGAAACGGTTTACCAAAAACGCGCGAACCTTATCCCCAACCTGGAAAGAACCGTAAAAAGCTACGCACAGTTCGAGAAAGAAACCCTTACCAACGTGGTGGAGGCACGTTCGAAAGCCACCTCAATCACTGTAGATCCTACAAATATGACCGAGGCTGATCTTGCACGTTTCCAGGCAGCGCAGGGCGAACTTAGTGGCGCACTCAGCAGATTGATGGCCGTGGTAGAAAATTACCCTAACCTGAAAGCAGACCAGCAGTACCTGAATTTCCAGCGCGAATATACTGCCATTGAGAACAGTATCCGTAGTGAGACGGTGTATTTCAACGAGGCTGCGCAGGATTATAATACTACGATTAAAACGTTCCCGAATAATATTCTGGCCAATTTTACCAATTTTAAAGAGAAACCTTATTTTAAAGCGGCTGCGGGCGCAGAAAGAGCACCTGAAGTCTTTACAAATTAA
- a CDS encoding trimeric intracellular cation channel family protein: MVHENLNLLIELLGTVAFAMSGSFAAMQKRLDPFGVLIIAFITSVGGGTVRDLLLDVPVFWMRDLVMCTVIFVTSIVSMIFKSLEQKFQVTLFIFDSFGLGLFTIVGIQKGLNADLHPVICLTLGTITGCFGGIIRDILLNRIPLIFRKEIYATACILGGSAFLLLVNYSRLSYVFIQIFTILLIVAIRTLAVKYHWQMPKFYGAEQNSEM, from the coding sequence ATGGTTCATGAAAACCTAAACCTCCTGATCGAACTTTTGGGGACTGTGGCTTTTGCCATGTCTGGCAGTTTCGCGGCCATGCAGAAACGGCTGGATCCCTTTGGGGTGCTTATCATTGCCTTTATTACTTCGGTAGGTGGTGGTACCGTGCGCGACTTGCTGCTGGACGTGCCTGTTTTCTGGATGCGCGACTTGGTGATGTGTACGGTGATCTTCGTCACTTCAATTGTCTCCATGATTTTCAAGTCGCTGGAGCAGAAGTTTCAGGTGACTCTTTTTATTTTCGACAGTTTTGGTCTTGGGCTTTTCACCATTGTGGGAATCCAAAAAGGGCTCAATGCCGACCTGCATCCGGTGATTTGTCTTACACTTGGTACAATTACCGGGTGTTTTGGCGGCATCATCCGTGATATTTTGCTGAACCGTATTCCGCTCATTTTCCGGAAAGAAATTTATGCCACCGCCTGTATTTTGGGTGGCAGCGCTTTTCTGTTGCTGGTAAACTACAGCAGGCTTTCCTATGTTTTTATACAGATTTTCACTATTTTGCTCATTGTAGCCATCCGTACCTTGGCTGTGAAATATCATTGGCAAATGCCGAAGTTTTACGGTGCTGAACAAAATTCAGAAATGTAA
- a CDS encoding dihydrofolate reductase, whose amino-acid sequence MITLVVAMGLNGEIGADNQLLWHLPKDLKHFKEITSGHPVIMGRKTYESIGKPLPNRTNIVVSRRNNWFEEGVLIVGSLKEALKFAKKIDEYIFIIGGGDIYRQTIEAADKLEVTLVNATIKAEVHFPTIDEKLWTKTAETCFEKDEKHAYEFCFQTWERKK is encoded by the coding sequence ATGATAACGCTTGTGGTAGCTATGGGACTGAACGGTGAGATCGGAGCTGATAATCAGTTACTTTGGCACCTCCCGAAAGATTTAAAACATTTTAAGGAAATTACCAGCGGGCACCCGGTGATCATGGGCCGAAAAACGTATGAAAGCATCGGGAAGCCTTTACCGAACCGTACCAACATCGTGGTTTCGCGCAGAAATAACTGGTTTGAAGAAGGCGTACTGATTGTCGGCAGCCTGAAGGAAGCTTTAAAATTCGCTAAAAAAATTGATGAGTACATCTTTATCATCGGCGGTGGGGATATCTATAGACAAACCATTGAAGCCGCTGATAAATTAGAAGTGACCTTGGTGAATGCAACCATAAAGGCCGAAGTACACTTCCCGACAATTGATGAAAAACTCTGGACAAAAACAGCAGAAACCTGTTTTGAAAAAGATGAGAAGCACGCATATGAGTTCTGTTTCCAGACTTGGGAGCGGAAAAAATAA
- the coaD gene encoding pantetheine-phosphate adenylyltransferase: protein MRVAVFPGSFDPITLGHYDIVERAIPLFDKIIIAIGQNSQKKYMFSLEQRMEFIKNTFAKHEKIEVDHFEGLTIDYCRSRGVNFILRGLRNPADFEFEKAIAQTNRELTKNNKIETIFLLTSASKSFISSSIVREIINFGGHYELLVPDTVRV from the coding sequence ATGAGAGTTGCCGTTTTTCCCGGATCCTTCGATCCTATTACGCTGGGGCATTATGATATTGTAGAAAGAGCCATTCCGCTTTTTGATAAGATCATCATCGCGATCGGGCAGAATTCACAGAAAAAATACATGTTTTCCCTCGAGCAGCGAATGGAGTTTATTAAAAATACCTTTGCGAAACACGAGAAAATTGAGGTAGATCATTTCGAAGGACTTACCATTGATTACTGCCGAAGCCGGGGCGTAAACTTCATCTTGAGAGGCCTACGGAATCCCGCAGATTTCGAGTTTGAAAAAGCCATTGCGCAAACCAACCGAGAGCTTACCAAGAATAATAAAATTGAAACCATCTTTCTGTTGACCTCTGCCAGCAAATCTTTCATCAGCAGCAGTATCGTTCGAGAGATTATCAATTTCGGCGGCCATTACGAATTGTTGGTGCCCGATACTGTACGCGTGTAA
- a CDS encoding DUF2892 domain-containing protein, with translation MNKYIKFVIAALMIAGGIYLMMNRNIGWGIVMVIFSAIPVLLFFKNEFILLAFWFLRKQNMEKASKWLSKITNFKSQLHRSQFGYFHYLQGLTLAQEQPQKVEPYMKKALEYGLNMKHDRAMATLNIAAGAMQKGRRQEAIKLLEEAKRLDTAGMMTEQIKMMKDQLKMPSMQKHVHNPNMRQRGRFF, from the coding sequence ATGAACAAATACATAAAATTTGTAATTGCCGCCCTGATGATTGCGGGCGGAATTTACCTGATGATGAACCGAAACATAGGCTGGGGCATCGTGATGGTGATTTTCTCTGCAATCCCCGTACTGCTTTTCTTCAAAAATGAATTCATACTGCTTGCCTTCTGGTTCTTACGAAAGCAAAATATGGAAAAAGCCTCAAAATGGCTTTCTAAAATCACCAATTTCAAGTCTCAACTCCACCGATCACAATTTGGGTATTTCCATTATCTGCAAGGCCTTACCCTCGCACAGGAACAACCCCAAAAGGTAGAGCCATACATGAAAAAAGCCCTGGAATACGGCCTTAACATGAAACATGACCGTGCTATGGCTACCCTGAACATCGCTGCTGGTGCCATGCAGAAAGGTCGCCGGCAAGAGGCCATCAAGCTGCTGGAAGAAGCCAAAAGACTTGACACAGCAGGTATGATGACCGAGCAAATAAAAATGATGAAGGACCAACTGAAAATGCCCTCTATGCAGAAGCACGTCCACAACCCGAATATGCGCCAACGAGGTCGCTTCTTCTAA
- the lpxK gene encoding tetraacyldisaccharide 4'-kinase: protein MKRWYLYPFSIGYHVVTAVRNRMYDWGIFKSKKFKTPIINVGNLSVGGSGKSPMVMYLADLLSRHYRTGVLSRGYGRLTKGYGITNYDSNYKTVGDEAMQLFERYRNRFVIGVSEKRVPGAKKMIADMDLDVLVLDDAYQHRAIKPGFNILMTDYNDPYFKDFLLPAGDLRESRNGASRAQIIMVSKCPEDITEEKKQFYISRIRPQHNQKVFFSSIGYDENVYSKDKFLPDNNLGYYDILLVTGIANPKPLLKHLARFSQRVKHLKFKDHHNFTDQDVKNIVSEYKKLGEYKLILTTEKDYVRLKTFDYLRELVYYWPINVIIDRKEDFDNTILHYSDAKH, encoded by the coding sequence ATGAAAAGATGGTATCTCTACCCTTTTTCCATCGGTTATCATGTGGTTACGGCTGTACGTAACCGAATGTACGACTGGGGAATATTCAAATCAAAGAAGTTTAAAACTCCCATCATCAATGTGGGCAACCTCTCGGTAGGTGGCAGTGGCAAATCACCGATGGTGATGTACCTGGCTGATTTGCTGTCGCGGCATTACCGCACCGGTGTTCTTTCCCGTGGCTATGGGCGACTGACCAAAGGGTACGGAATCACCAATTACGATAGCAATTATAAAACGGTGGGTGATGAGGCGATGCAGCTGTTTGAAAGATACCGGAACCGCTTTGTCATCGGTGTGTCGGAAAAACGGGTGCCGGGCGCTAAAAAAATGATCGCAGATATGGATCTGGATGTGCTGGTACTGGACGATGCTTACCAACACCGCGCCATAAAACCGGGATTCAACATCCTGATGACCGATTATAACGACCCTTACTTCAAGGATTTTCTACTGCCTGCCGGTGATCTTCGCGAAAGCCGCAACGGGGCATCGAGAGCACAGATCATCATGGTATCTAAATGTCCGGAAGATATTACCGAAGAGAAGAAACAGTTTTATATTTCGCGCATCAGGCCGCAGCATAACCAGAAAGTCTTTTTTTCGAGTATTGGGTATGATGAGAACGTGTACAGTAAAGACAAATTTCTGCCCGACAACAATTTAGGCTATTACGATATTCTACTGGTAACCGGCATCGCGAACCCGAAACCTTTGCTGAAGCATCTTGCCAGATTCTCACAGCGTGTAAAGCACCTAAAGTTCAAAGACCATCACAATTTCACAGATCAGGACGTAAAAAACATCGTTAGCGAATACAAAAAACTCGGTGAGTATAAATTGATCCTGACTACAGAAAAAGATTACGTGCGCCTGAAAACCTTCGATTACCTCCGCGAATTGGTGTATTACTGGCCTATCAACGTCATTATTGACCGGAAGGAAGATTTTGACAACACTATTTTGCATTATTCAGACGCCAAACACTAA
- a CDS encoding M3 family metallopeptidase, producing MKNITSVLLIYSLAINSACTTMKTTEATTKEIPAPDATLSSNPFMKKSGLQYQAPEFDKIKDEHFKPAFDYGMKVQLAEIDKIAHNTDSPTFENTIAALENSGEVLKRAQIVFYNLTGSNTNPTLQKLEEEYAPVFSGLSDKIYLNEKLYERVKGIDTNNLGAEEKRIVALYRENFEIAGANLSAEKKEQLKKINQEMATLSTQFSNRLLEARKNNAVLISDVKELDGLSADELAAAATAAKEAGHEGKYLLSLLNTTQQPLLQNLKNRATREKLFKASWYRAEKGDADDTRDILEKQARLRMEKAHLLGKKSFAEWKLQDQMAKTPENAMNLLAQLAKPAIATAKRESDEIQALINKQKGGFTVEPWDWNFYAEQVRKAKYDLDENAIKPYFEVTAVLEKGVFYAAEKFYGITFKKRTDLPVYHPDVVVYEVFDHDGKSMALYYLDFYTRNNKNGGAWMSNFVEQSHILGQKPVIVNVFNYQKPAEGKPSLISYDDVSTMFHEFGHTLHGLFANQKYTSVSGTNTPRDFVEFPSQINEFFALEPEILKNYAIHYQTKQPMPQTLVDKIKNAAAFNQGYSTTELVSAAIIDMSWHSVTDASQFKPTLDFERDVLTKYGFTLKQVPPRYHSPYFAHIWGGGYSAGYYAYMWSDLLNADAWDWISKNGGMTRANGDRFRKYILSVGNSVDLNQAYKDFTGRTPDIKPLLINKGFISN from the coding sequence ATGAAAAATATTACCTCCGTATTATTAATTTACTCGCTGGCAATTAATTCGGCATGTACTACGATGAAAACTACAGAAGCTACTACTAAAGAAATCCCTGCTCCGGATGCCACTTTGTCCTCCAATCCTTTTATGAAAAAAAGTGGGCTGCAATATCAGGCACCCGAATTCGATAAAATAAAGGACGAGCACTTCAAACCTGCATTTGATTACGGAATGAAAGTGCAATTGGCTGAGATTGATAAAATTGCCCATAATACCGACAGCCCAACGTTTGAGAATACCATTGCCGCCCTGGAAAACAGTGGCGAAGTGCTGAAGCGCGCCCAGATTGTTTTCTATAATTTAACAGGTTCCAACACCAATCCGACCTTGCAGAAGCTGGAAGAAGAATACGCGCCGGTATTCTCTGGCTTGAGTGATAAAATTTACCTTAACGAAAAACTTTATGAAAGGGTAAAGGGGATTGATACCAATAACCTAGGTGCTGAAGAGAAAAGAATCGTAGCGCTTTACCGCGAAAACTTCGAGATTGCGGGGGCCAATCTTTCTGCTGAAAAAAAGGAGCAGTTGAAGAAAATCAATCAGGAGATGGCGACACTTTCCACCCAGTTTTCAAACCGTTTGTTAGAAGCCAGAAAAAACAATGCGGTGCTGATCTCAGATGTTAAAGAGCTTGACGGACTTTCCGCCGATGAGCTGGCAGCCGCCGCTACTGCCGCCAAAGAGGCCGGACATGAAGGCAAATATCTGCTTTCCTTGCTTAATACTACGCAGCAGCCGCTTTTGCAAAACCTGAAAAACCGCGCCACAAGAGAGAAGTTATTTAAGGCTTCTTGGTACCGTGCTGAAAAAGGGGATGCGGATGACACCCGCGATATCCTCGAAAAGCAGGCAAGACTGCGCATGGAAAAAGCACATCTTTTGGGTAAAAAATCCTTCGCCGAATGGAAACTCCAGGACCAGATGGCCAAGACACCTGAAAATGCGATGAACCTGCTAGCGCAATTGGCCAAACCTGCCATCGCTACAGCAAAAAGAGAAAGTGATGAAATTCAGGCGTTAATCAATAAACAAAAAGGCGGATTTACCGTAGAACCCTGGGACTGGAACTTCTATGCCGAGCAGGTGAGAAAAGCCAAATACGATTTGGATGAGAATGCCATAAAACCCTATTTTGAAGTAACAGCTGTGCTGGAGAAAGGTGTTTTTTACGCGGCAGAAAAATTTTACGGTATCACCTTCAAAAAACGCACGGATCTGCCGGTGTACCATCCGGATGTAGTGGTGTATGAAGTCTTCGATCATGACGGAAAATCAATGGCGCTTTATTATCTTGATTTTTATACCAGAAACAATAAAAACGGTGGTGCGTGGATGAGCAATTTCGTGGAGCAGTCGCATATCCTAGGTCAGAAACCCGTAATTGTAAATGTGTTCAATTATCAAAAACCTGCCGAGGGCAAGCCATCGCTTATTTCGTACGACGATGTTTCTACCATGTTTCATGAGTTTGGGCATACGTTACACGGTTTGTTCGCTAACCAAAAATATACTTCAGTCTCAGGCACAAATACCCCACGGGATTTTGTGGAGTTTCCATCGCAGATCAATGAGTTCTTTGCCTTGGAGCCAGAGATCCTAAAGAATTATGCGATCCATTACCAAACCAAGCAGCCAATGCCGCAGACACTGGTTGACAAGATAAAGAACGCGGCAGCCTTCAATCAGGGATATTCCACTACAGAACTGGTTTCCGCTGCAATTATTGATATGAGTTGGCATTCGGTGACAGATGCATCTCAGTTCAAACCAACGTTGGATTTTGAAAGAGATGTGCTTACCAAATATGGCTTTACGCTTAAGCAAGTTCCGCCAAGATATCACTCGCCTTATTTCGCGCATATCTGGGGTGGCGGTTATTCAGCCGGATATTACGCTTATATGTGGAGCGACCTGCTGAACGCAGATGCGTGGGACTGGATCAGTAAAAATGGGGGAATGACGAGAGCGAATGGCGACCGTTTCAGGAAATATATTCTATCGGTAGGTAATTCTGTGGACCTGAATCAGGCTTACAAAGATTTTACAGGAAGAACACCCGACATCAAGCCATTGTTGATTAATAAAGGCTTTATAAGTAATTAA
- the dinB gene encoding DNA polymerase IV, whose translation MTPQRKIIHVDMDAFYASVEQHDNPELRGKPIAVGGGQYGVVAAASYEARKFGVRSAMPGRLAQQKCPHLIVVKPRFQRYKEISLQIRNIFYEYTDLVEPLSLDEAYLDVTENKKGMESANNIAREIRTRIFEETGLTASAGISVNKFLAKVASDYNKPNGQKTIHPSQVLKFMEELPIEKFYGIGKVTANKMHEMHIFKGADLKKKTLEELVQLFGKSGSYYYQVVRGVHKSDVKPHRVQKSVGVEETFWENLLDEEAVFEQLKIISEDLESRLLKKEIKGKSLTLKIKYKDFTQYTRSTTQDTYFSGATEFFEMAKKLWQLRPFDKPVRLLGLSLSSLNTQEKKQVSVQLKIPFEEGYFSD comes from the coding sequence ATGACCCCGCAGCGCAAAATTATCCATGTTGATATGGATGCATTTTATGCATCTGTAGAGCAGCACGACAATCCCGAGCTTCGCGGCAAACCAATCGCTGTAGGTGGCGGGCAGTACGGTGTGGTGGCTGCCGCAAGTTATGAGGCCCGGAAATTCGGCGTACGCTCTGCCATGCCCGGGCGGCTGGCACAGCAAAAATGCCCACATCTAATTGTAGTGAAGCCACGTTTCCAGCGTTACAAAGAAATCTCGCTCCAAATCCGCAACATTTTCTATGAATATACAGACCTTGTAGAACCGCTTTCCCTTGATGAGGCTTATCTGGATGTTACTGAAAATAAAAAAGGGATGGAGTCTGCCAACAACATTGCCCGCGAAATCCGTACACGTATATTCGAAGAAACCGGCCTTACCGCATCCGCCGGAATTTCTGTAAATAAATTCCTGGCCAAAGTTGCCTCTGATTATAATAAACCGAACGGACAAAAAACCATCCACCCAAGTCAGGTCCTAAAGTTCATGGAAGAGCTACCGATTGAAAAATTCTATGGTATCGGGAAAGTTACAGCCAATAAAATGCATGAAATGCACATCTTCAAAGGTGCCGACCTGAAGAAAAAGACGCTGGAAGAACTTGTGCAACTTTTCGGTAAGTCTGGCAGTTACTATTATCAAGTCGTGCGCGGCGTACATAAAAGTGATGTAAAACCGCACCGGGTACAGAAAAGCGTAGGCGTTGAGGAGACTTTTTGGGAAAACCTGCTGGATGAAGAAGCTGTTTTTGAACAACTTAAAATCATCAGCGAAGACCTTGAAAGCAGGCTGCTGAAAAAGGAAATAAAAGGTAAATCTCTTACCCTGAAAATAAAATACAAAGATTTCACCCAATACACCCGCAGCACCACCCAAGATACATACTTCAGCGGTGCTACCGAATTTTTTGAAATGGCCAAAAAACTCTGGCAATTGCGCCCATTCGATAAGCCGGTGCGGTTGCTTGGCCTTTCACTTTCCAGCCTCAACACACAGGAAAAAAAACAGGTTTCCGTACAGTTGAAGATTCCTTTTGAAGAAGGTTATTTTTCGGACTAA
- a CDS encoding D-alanine--D-alanine ligase, translated as MKKKNIAVVMGGYSDEYKVSLKSGQLIYDSLDRDLYNVYKVIILKDEWYFLDDRGQKLPVNKADFSVSLDSGFEVKFDVCFNIIHGRPGENGELQAYWDTIGQKYTGCGFYQSALTFNKKDTLAVLSKYGIPSAKSIYIRKGDEVNAETVVAELGLPLFVKPNQSGSSLGISKVKTSAEFQKALEVAFAEDDEVLIECSLDGMEVSVGVVDYQGQIIVLGITEIVPHKEFFDYEAKYEGASEEITPARIDEETRLQVEDIAKKAYKSLGMSGFSRSEFIIMNGIPYMLEMNTNPGFSPASILPQQAKIYGISIKDLCGNEVEKALNK; from the coding sequence ATGAAAAAGAAAAATATCGCCGTAGTGATGGGCGGATACTCCGATGAATATAAAGTTTCGCTGAAAAGCGGCCAACTTATTTATGACTCGCTCGACCGCGATTTGTACAACGTTTATAAGGTCATCATCCTGAAGGACGAGTGGTATTTCCTGGATGACCGTGGGCAGAAACTCCCCGTAAACAAAGCAGATTTTTCGGTAAGTCTCGACAGCGGGTTTGAGGTGAAATTTGATGTATGCTTCAATATCATCCACGGTCGTCCGGGCGAAAACGGCGAATTGCAGGCATATTGGGATACAATCGGGCAAAAATATACCGGCTGTGGCTTTTACCAGAGTGCCCTTACTTTCAATAAGAAAGATACCCTGGCGGTACTTTCAAAATATGGCATCCCTTCCGCCAAAAGCATCTATATCCGTAAAGGAGATGAGGTGAATGCAGAGACTGTGGTCGCTGAACTGGGCCTTCCTCTATTTGTAAAGCCCAATCAGTCAGGTTCTTCGCTGGGGATTTCAAAAGTAAAGACTTCCGCGGAATTTCAGAAAGCGCTGGAGGTGGCTTTTGCTGAAGATGACGAGGTGTTGATAGAGTGTTCCCTTGATGGGATGGAGGTTTCTGTAGGTGTGGTAGATTATCAGGGACAAATTATCGTGCTGGGTATTACTGAGATTGTTCCTCATAAAGAGTTTTTCGATTATGAAGCCAAGTATGAAGGAGCCTCTGAGGAAATTACGCCTGCCCGGATTGATGAAGAAACCCGTTTGCAAGTTGAAGATATCGCTAAAAAAGCCTACAAATCTCTCGGGATGAGCGGTTTTTCTCGCAGCGAATTTATCATCATGAACGGCATCCCATATATGCTGGAAATGAATACAAATCCTGGCTTTTCACCAGCCTCCATCCTGCCACAACAGGCAAAGATTTACGGAATTTCGATTAAAGATCTTTGTGGAAATGAGGTAGAAAAAGCATTAAATAAATAA
- a CDS encoding head GIN domain-containing protein encodes MKTSLYLSAFCAALLSCNIKSEHVLPASFAPKEGKETITSKEFNVNFDEIKVVQSISAEVIKADTEKVVISAPQDILEDILVENNNGKLVIRFKPGLQISARNVRAKIFAKDFHTIEAASSARIDIKDQFTQDQTEVEVSSSAQISGHLEANELSIDVSSSGLFSGKVWAINLEAEAASSGSIQLSGKTKNAELDASSSGTINAIKLTAETAEAKATSSGSVSISAINQLSATASSSGSIEVLKKGPLNIITQNSDSGGRIAVR; translated from the coding sequence ATGAAAACCAGTCTTTATTTATCCGCCTTTTGCGCAGCACTGCTGTCATGCAATATTAAATCTGAACACGTGCTGCCAGCCAGTTTCGCCCCGAAAGAAGGTAAAGAAACCATCACGAGTAAAGAATTTAATGTAAATTTTGATGAAATAAAAGTAGTACAGTCGATTTCCGCGGAAGTCATAAAAGCTGACACTGAAAAAGTTGTGATCTCTGCACCACAAGACATTCTGGAAGACATTTTAGTGGAAAATAACAACGGCAAGTTGGTGATACGCTTCAAGCCTGGACTTCAAATATCGGCACGGAACGTACGTGCTAAAATTTTCGCTAAAGATTTCCATACGATTGAGGCAGCTTCTTCTGCCCGTATTGATATCAAGGACCAGTTCACGCAAGACCAAACAGAAGTTGAGGTATCAAGTTCCGCGCAGATCAGCGGCCATCTTGAAGCCAATGAGCTCAGTATTGACGTCTCCAGTTCCGGCTTGTTCTCGGGGAAAGTCTGGGCGATAAATCTTGAGGCCGAAGCCGCTTCTTCCGGCAGCATACAACTGTCAGGAAAAACTAAAAACGCGGAACTTGACGCTTCTTCATCAGGAACTATAAACGCCATAAAACTAACAGCTGAAACCGCGGAAGCCAAAGCTACAAGCAGCGGAAGTGTAAGCATCAGCGCCATTAACCAACTAAGCGCCACCGCAAGTTCTTCGGGAAGTATCGAAGTTCTGAAAAAAGGGCCACTGAACATCATTACCCAAAATTCAGACAGTGGTGGTAGGATCGCCGTACGCTAA
- a CDS encoding TPM domain-containing protein codes for MSNFLTEQQMASLVEAIQSAEKYSTGEIRVHIDSYSGGNNAEIAFDVFKTLCQNQTAEKNAVLFHINFDEHYLTIIGDEGIHAKVHQQFWDQMHDRITASFARGNYFEGLRNAILETGQELKKHFPLSGENRNELPNEITFS; via the coding sequence ATGAGTAATTTTCTTACAGAGCAGCAAATGGCTTCCCTTGTAGAGGCTATTCAGTCAGCGGAAAAGTACTCTACTGGCGAAATCCGCGTGCATATCGACTCCTATTCTGGCGGTAACAATGCCGAGATAGCTTTTGATGTCTTTAAAACGCTTTGCCAGAACCAAACGGCAGAGAAAAATGCGGTGCTGTTCCATATTAATTTTGATGAGCATTACCTTACCATTATCGGTGACGAGGGTATCCATGCGAAAGTACATCAGCAGTTCTGGGACCAGATGCACGACCGCATAACAGCCTCATTTGCACGCGGTAATTATTTTGAAGGACTCCGCAATGCAATTCTTGAAACAGGCCAAGAGTTAAAAAAACATTTCCCGCTTTCGGGCGAAAATCGCAACGAACTTCCCAATGAGATTACCTTCTCTTAG
- a CDS encoding TPM domain-containing protein, with product MRLPSLRTICTFLLLGIAVMAFAQLVPKKPAVLYPVYDEAELLTAQEEELLNRKLISFADSTSTEIAVIIIPNAKGEDVNFLATMYGEEWGIGEKEQDNGIVFLIAVEDRKFSIQQGRGVERYLTASVAGQILDYIVTPNFRQGKYYEGINRGTTALMEAVEGKFHPVTKETSGGGGVFKILLIAFVVIIILSVLFGNKGGGGGRFGNDDDVILSRRGRRTYPGGFFPFPGSFGGGGFGGGSGGGFGGFGGGGSFGGGGASGGW from the coding sequence ATGAGATTACCTTCTCTTAGAACAATATGCACCTTCTTACTTTTGGGTATTGCGGTGATGGCGTTTGCCCAACTTGTGCCGAAAAAGCCTGCGGTGCTGTATCCGGTTTATGATGAGGCAGAGCTGCTGACAGCGCAGGAAGAGGAACTGCTTAACCGGAAACTCATTAGTTTTGCCGATTCCACCTCTACGGAGATCGCAGTCATTATTATCCCGAATGCCAAAGGGGAGGATGTTAATTTCCTCGCTACGATGTACGGTGAAGAATGGGGGATAGGGGAGAAAGAACAGGATAACGGTATCGTTTTTCTGATCGCGGTAGAAGACCGCAAATTCTCTATACAGCAGGGCCGCGGGGTCGAAAGATACCTGACGGCCTCGGTTGCCGGCCAGATTCTGGATTATATTGTTACGCCAAACTTCCGTCAAGGGAAATACTACGAGGGGATCAACCGTGGCACTACCGCGCTGATGGAAGCGGTAGAAGGCAAATTTCATCCGGTTACCAAAGAAACTTCCGGAGGTGGAGGTGTTTTTAAAATTCTTCTGATCGCTTTCGTAGTCATTATCATCCTGAGTGTGCTATTTGGCAATAAAGGTGGCGGTGGCGGTCGCTTTGGCAACGACGATGACGTTATACTCTCCAGACGTGGCCGGCGAACTTACCCCGGTGGCTTCTTTCCTTTCCCCGGTAGTTTTGGTGGCGGCGGTTTTGGTGGCGGATCAGGCGGCGGATTCGGTGGTTTTGGTGGCGGCGGCAGTTTTGGTGGTGGCGGTGCCTCGGGCGGCTGGTAA